In one Arachis duranensis cultivar V14167 chromosome 9, aradu.V14167.gnm2.J7QH, whole genome shotgun sequence genomic region, the following are encoded:
- the LOC127741398 gene encoding uncharacterized protein LOC127741398: MSSRTLTSTRIWYITVTSSWDWSLVLDDMRYLIEPFNILCLARILTLMLLTTFPLSWLHPDAPVHPFPDDPEHPIPAQPLNEVEPEPIIPDEPELAGDYVPVIPPEWDFPPELIPDFPQPDEPALPDGGVAPIYANGPVLANGFVHSDSSVSGGSKGIVVAADDEEEQDPEIEIEQDEEIDEPHGDSPNGHE, encoded by the coding sequence ATGAGTTCGAGGACCCTTACGTCTACGAGGATCTGGTACATCACAGTTACTTCATCATGGGATTGGAGCCTCGTATTAGACGATATGCGTTACCTAATCGAGCCTTTCAACATCCTCTGTCTAGCCCGCATTTTGACCCTGATGCTCCTTACGACTTTTCCCTTATCCTGGTTACATCCTGACGCACCTGTACATCCTTTTCCTGATGATCCCGAGCACCCTATACCAGCTCAACCTTTGAATGAGGTGGAACCTGAGCCTATCATTCCTGATGAGCCCGAGTTAGCTGGTGACTACGTACCTGTGATACCACCAGAGTGGGACTTTCCTCCTGAGCTGATCCCTGACTTTCCACAGCCTGATGAGCCGGCACTACCAGACGGTGGGGTAGCTCCTATATACGCGAACGGACCTGTGCTCGCGAATGGTTTTGTACATAGTGACAGCAGTGTTTCTGGTGGATCTAAGGGTATAGTTGTAGCTGCGGATGATGAGGAGGAGCAGGATcctgagatagagatagagcagGATGAGGAGATAGACGAGCCTCACGGCGATTCTCCGAACGGCCACGAGTAG